From Macadamia integrifolia cultivar HAES 741 unplaced genomic scaffold, SCU_Mint_v3 scaffold_22A, whole genome shotgun sequence, a single genomic window includes:
- the LOC122071474 gene encoding patatin-like protein 2 — protein sequence MERKPSPVLQIRPPTFGDLITVLSIDGGGIRGIIPATILEFLESQLQELDGEDARLADYFDVIGGTSTGGLVTAMLTAPDENNRPMFSAKDIKPFYLENSPKIFPQDRGLFGLIMKLFKVVNGPKYDGKYLHSVIRKKLGETRLNQTLTSIVIPTFDIKKLQPTIFSTYKISKDPTMNAQLSDICIGTSAAPTYLPTYYFKNKDKDGNVSEFNLTDGGVAANNPALVTIAEITKQISKKHPDFFPIKPMDYGRFLVISIGTGVAKVEQKYNANVAAKWGAIKWLFNDGSTPLVDVFSQASGDMVDLHLSVVFQALHSEDNYIRIQDDSLTGTVSSVDISTQQNLNSLVKVGEELLNKPVSRVNLETGLTETIKNGVTNAEALKR from the exons ATGGAGAGAAAGCCATCTCCCGTTCTTCAGATACGACCTCCCACGTTTGGGGACCTAATTACAGTTCTCAGTATTGATGGAGGAGGAATAAGAGGGATCATTCCAGCGACCATTCTTGAGTTCCTTGAGTCACAACTTCAG GAATTAGATGGTGAGGATGCAAGACTTGCAGACTACTTTGATGTGATCGGAGGGACAAGTACCGGCGGTCTTGTGACTGCTATGTTAACAGCTCCAGATGAGAACAATCGTCCTATGTTTTCTGCTAAAGATATCAAGCCCTTCTACCTTGAAAACTCTCCTAAGATTTTTCCACAGGATAG aggcttgtttggtttgatCATGAAGTTGTTCAAAGTAGTGAATGGACCCAAGTACGACGGGAAGTATCTTCATAGTGTTATAAGGAAGAAGCTGGGAGAAACAAGGCTGAACCAAACCCTAACATCTATTGTCATTCCTACCTTTGATATTAAGAAACTCCAGCCTACCATCTTCTCCACCTATaag ATTAGCAAAGATCCCACAATGAATGCTCAACTTTCGGacatatgtattggtacgtcTGCAGCTCCAACATACCTTCCAACCTAttacttcaagaacaaagataAAGATGGGAATGTAAGTGAATTTAACCTCACTGACGGTGGTGTAGCTGCCAATAATCCG GCCTTGGTTACAATTGCTGAAATCACCAAACAAATCTCCAAGAAACATCCGGATTTCTTCCCTATCAAGCCAATGGATTATGGTCGATTTTTAGTCATCTCCATTGGAACTGGTGTAGCAAAGGTAGAACAAAAATACAATGCTAATGTGGCAGCCAAGTGGGGTGCTATAAAATGGTTATTTAATGATGGATCAACTCCATTAGTTGATGTGTTCTCTCAAGCAAGTGGAGACATGGTTGACCTCCACCTAAGTGTGGTCTTTCAAGCATTGCACTCTGAAGATAATTACATAAGGATTCAG GATGATTCATTAACTGGAACTGTATCATCAGTTGATATTTCTACCCAGCAAAACTTGAACAGTCTTGTGAAGGTTGGAGAAGAGTTACTGAACAAACCAGTTTCGAGGGTGAATTTAGAGACTGGCCTCACTGAAACTATTAAAAATGGTGTTACTAATGCAGAGGCTCTTAAAAGGTAA
- the LOC122071471 gene encoding patatin-like protein 2, whose amino-acid sequence MERKPSSVLQIQPPTFGDLITILSIDGGGIRGIIPATILEFLESQLQELDGEDARLADYFDVIAGTSTGGLVTAMLTAPDDNNRPLFAAKDIKPFYLENCPKIFPQDRGPFASIAKLFKTVTGPKYDGKYLHSIIREKLGERRLNQTLTCAVIPTFDIMQLQPTIFSSYEVNNDPTMNAQLSDICIGTSAAPTYLPTYYFKNEDKNGNVREFHLTDGGVAANNPALVAIGEITKQVCKKNPDFFPIKPMDYGRFLVISIGTGAAKIEQKYNAIGAAKWGAMGWIFNDGSTPLVNVFSQASGDMVDLHLGVVFQALHSEDNYLRIQDDTLTGTVSSVDIATQENLNNLVKAGEELLNKPVSRVNLETGLTEPVKNGVTNAETLKRFAKLLSHERKLRQQRSPNNNVEK is encoded by the exons ATGGAGAGAAAACCATCATCTGTTCTTCAGATACAACCTCCCACCTTTGGGGACCTAATTACCATTCTCAGTATTGATGGAGGAGGTATAAGAGGGATCATTCCAGCGACCATTCTTGAGTTCCTCGAGTCACAGCTTCAG GAACTGGACGGTGAGGATGCAAGACTTGCAGACTACTTTGACGTGATTGCCGGGACGAGTACCGGCGGTCTTGTGACGGCTATGTTGACAGCTCCAGATGATAACAATCGTCCTCTATTTGCTGCCAAAGATATCAAGCCCTTCTACCTTGAAAATTGTCCTAAGATTTTCCCGCAGGATAG GGGCCCGTTTGCTTCCATCGCAAAGCTGTTCAAAACAGTGACAGGACCCAAATATGATGGGAAGTATCTTCATAGCATTATAAGGGAGAAGCTGGGAGAAAGGAGGttgaaccaaaccctaacctgTGCTGTTATTCCCACCTTTGATATCATGCAACTGCAGCCTACCATCTTCTCCAGCTAtgag GTTAACAATGATCCAACAATGAATGCTCAACTTTCAGACATATGTATTGGCACTTCTGCAGCTCCAACATACCTTCCCACCTATTATTTCAAGAATGAAGATAAAAATGGGAATGTAAGAGAATTCCACCTCACAGATGGTGGTGTAGCTGCTAATAATCCG GCCTTGGTTGCAATTGGTGAAATCACCAAGCAAGTCTGCAAGAAAAATCCAGATTTCTTCCCTATCAAACCCATGGACTATGGTAGATTTCTAGTCATTTCCATAGGAACTGGTGCAGCAAAGATAGAACAAAAATACAATGCTATTGGAGCAGCAAAGTGGGGTGCTATGGGATGGATATTTAATGATGGCTCAACTCCATTAGTAAATGTGTTTTCACAAGCAAGTGGAGACATGGTTGATCTCCACCTTGGTGTGGTCTTTCAAGCTTTGCACTCTGAAGATAATTACCTAAGGATTCAG GATGATACATTAACTGGAACTGTATCTTCAGTTGATATTGCTACCCAAGAAAACTTGAACAATCTTGTGAAGGCCGGCGAGGAGTTACTGAATAAACCAGTTTCTAGGGTGAATTTAGAGACTGGTCTCACTGAACCTGTTAAAAATGGTGTTACTAATGCAGAGACTCTTAAAAG GTTTGCGAAATTGCTTTCACATGAAAGGAAACTTCGTCAACAAAGATCACCCAACAATAATGTTGAGAAATAA